In Flavobacteriales bacterium, a single window of DNA contains:
- a CDS encoding ABC transporter ATP-binding protein: MRDFLRVLRFAKPYWIHALFNIAFNILTVIFSLVSITMIIPFLGLLFGTQEKVYQAPPLTFSTTSITENFYFQITQIIETRGQIDALLFICGLVLIMFLFRNLFRYLALFFLTPIRNGVVRDMRNALHKKVLHLPLGYYTEKRKGDIIARMTTDLVEIEWSIMSSLEMIFKDPLNIIIFLASLVFISPELTVFVIVLFPIAGFLIARIGKSLKKSSEEGQSKMGEILSNIEENIGGLRIIKAFRAEHIIQSQFEKNSDDYRKTMTKLLRKKDLSSPMSEFLSTIVLVCVMWFGGQLVLGSENSLSPEAFIGYIAIFSQIIPPAKSFTTAFYYLQKGSASSLRVMDILETENSIKDPKVAKGKGFSQQLSFKNVSFQYDTQAVLKNISFDIKVGQTIALVGESGSGKSTIADLLARFYDIEKGEITIDGINIKDFKLADLRGLMGIVSQDSILFNDSVFNNITLGQEDANMDDVIAAAKAANAHDFVMEMAKGYDSNVGEGGSKLSGGQKQRLSIARAIYKNPPILILDEATSSLDTQSEKLVQEALGQLMKNRTSLVIAHRLSTIQNADNILVMKEGQIVEQGSNQELMQQEGLYKRLQDYQTLS; encoded by the coding sequence ATGAGAGATTTTTTAAGGGTACTACGTTTTGCTAAACCTTACTGGATACATGCTTTATTTAATATTGCCTTTAATATCCTTACGGTGATCTTTTCCTTGGTTTCAATAACGATGATTATTCCTTTCTTAGGCTTATTATTTGGTACTCAAGAAAAGGTTTATCAAGCACCGCCTTTAACCTTTAGCACAACATCTATTACAGAAAATTTCTACTTTCAAATTACACAAATCATAGAAACACGAGGGCAAATTGACGCCTTACTTTTTATATGTGGTCTGGTGCTTATCATGTTTTTATTTAGAAATCTGTTCCGATACTTAGCCTTATTTTTCCTTACGCCCATACGCAATGGTGTAGTGAGAGATATGAGAAATGCTTTGCACAAAAAGGTACTCCATTTGCCCCTTGGCTATTATACTGAAAAGAGAAAAGGCGACATCATTGCACGTATGACTACAGACCTCGTGGAGATAGAATGGTCCATTATGAGTTCTTTAGAAATGATTTTCAAAGACCCGCTTAACATCATCATATTCTTAGCCAGTTTAGTTTTTATTAGTCCTGAGCTAACCGTCTTTGTTATTGTCTTATTTCCTATTGCTGGATTTCTCATTGCTCGTATTGGTAAAAGTCTTAAAAAATCATCTGAGGAAGGGCAAAGTAAGATGGGAGAAATATTGTCAAATATTGAAGAAAACATTGGTGGATTACGTATCATAAAAGCCTTCAGGGCTGAACATATCATACAATCCCAATTTGAAAAAAATAGCGATGACTATCGTAAAACTATGACTAAGCTTTTACGCAAAAAAGATTTATCATCTCCTATGAGTGAATTTTTGAGTACAATAGTACTTGTTTGCGTAATGTGGTTTGGTGGTCAGTTGGTTTTGGGCAGCGAAAATAGTCTATCGCCCGAGGCATTTATTGGTTACATCGCTATATTTTCTCAAATCATACCCCCTGCCAAATCCTTTACTACGGCTTTTTACTATCTGCAAAAAGGAAGTGCTTCATCTCTAAGGGTAATGGATATTTTAGAAACGGAAAACAGCATTAAAGACCCTAAGGTTGCTAAAGGTAAAGGCTTTAGTCAGCAGTTGAGTTTTAAAAATGTTAGCTTTCAGTACGACACTCAAGCCGTTTTGAAAAACATCAGTTTCGACATAAAGGTAGGGCAAACCATTGCTTTAGTAGGAGAATCTGGAAGTGGTAAATCTACTATTGCCGATTTATTGGCTCGTTTTTACGATATTGAAAAGGGAGAAATTACTATTGACGGTATCAATATTAAAGACTTCAAACTTGCTGATTTGAGAGGACTGATGGGTATTGTTTCTCAAGACTCTATACTATTCAATGACAGTGTATTTAATAACATCACTTTAGGCCAAGAAGACGCCAATATGGACGATGTTATTGCCGCTGCCAAAGCCGCCAACGCTCACGATTTTGTGATGGAGATGGCTAAAGGCTATGACAGTAATGTTGGCGAGGGAGGTAGTAAATTGTCTGGTGGACAAAAGCAACGTCTAAGTATTGCCAGAGCTATTTATAAAAACCCTCCAATACTCATACTAGATGAGGCCACCTCATCACTAGACACCCAGTCTGAAAAATTGGTACAAGAAGCCTTGGGGCAACTCATGAAAAACAGAACCTCTTTAGTCATTGCCCACCGACTTTCTACCATTCAAAATGCCGATAATATATTGGTAATGAAAGAAGGGCAAATTGTTGAGCAAGGAAGCAACCAAGAGCTTATGCAACAAGAAGGGCTTTACAAGCGTTTACAAGACTATCAAACCTTGTCTTAA
- a CDS encoding nucleotidyltransferase, protein MKPTLLILAAGMGSRYGGLKQIDGIGPNEEPIIEYSIYDAIQSGFGKIVFVIRQEFDEAFRSRFSKFEDKIDIAYAYQPVQVELEGVDLVERQKPWGTSHAVLVAQEFINEPFAVINADDYYGNNSFEIMVDFLQNDCSPSVMSMLGYVLDNTLSEHGTVNRGVCEVNESGHLIEVIERTKIAKVDGKVEYNVGEDGGAELNPKASVSMNYWGFHPSIFAEIEQGLHDFMKANAQDPKAEYYIPNIVTDKINDGTMVVKVIPTTDTWFGVTYKEDKPMAVAAIAEQIEKGVYPTPLWG, encoded by the coding sequence ATGAAACCAACACTTTTAATTCTAGCAGCAGGAATGGGTAGCCGTTACGGTGGACTCAAACAAATCGATGGTATAGGACCCAATGAAGAACCTATTATAGAATACTCCATTTATGACGCTATTCAGTCGGGTTTTGGCAAGATAGTTTTTGTCATTCGCCAAGAGTTTGATGAAGCTTTTCGCTCTCGTTTTTCTAAGTTTGAGGATAAGATAGACATAGCCTACGCCTATCAGCCTGTGCAAGTAGAGTTAGAGGGGGTAGATTTGGTAGAAAGACAAAAACCGTGGGGCACTTCTCACGCTGTTTTGGTGGCTCAAGAATTTATCAATGAGCCTTTTGCGGTGATTAATGCCGATGATTATTACGGTAACAATTCCTTTGAGATAATGGTGGACTTTTTGCAAAACGACTGTTCGCCTTCTGTCATGTCTATGTTGGGCTATGTTTTGGACAACACCCTATCGGAGCACGGCACAGTGAATAGGGGAGTTTGCGAAGTCAATGAAAGTGGTCACCTTATAGAAGTCATTGAGCGTACCAAGATTGCCAAAGTGGACGGCAAAGTAGAATATAATGTTGGCGAAGATGGTGGCGCAGAGCTTAACCCTAAAGCCAGTGTATCTATGAATTATTGGGGTTTTCACCCTTCCATTTTTGCTGAGATAGAACAAGGGCTTCACGACTTTATGAAGGCCAATGCTCAAGACCCTAAGGCAGAGTACTACATTCCGAATATTGTTACCGATAAAATTAATGACGGAACTATGGTGGTTAAGGTTATTCCTACTACCGACACTTGGTTTGGAGTAACTTACAAAGAAGATAAGCCTATGGCGGTGGCGGCTATTGCCGAACAAATCGAGAAGGGCGTTTATCCTACACCTTTGTGGGGCTAA
- the ispG gene encoding (E)-4-hydroxy-3-methylbut-2-enyl-diphosphate synthase codes for MSKPSYCNSLVEYSRFRTREVMVGKVGVGGDNPIRVQSMTTTDTMDTQATVEQSIRMIEAGCEIVRITAPSKKDAENLQNIKDELRARGYDTPLVADIHFTPNAAEIAARIVEKVRVNPGNYADKKKFEEIEYTDDTYQQELERIKERFVPLVRICKEEGTAMRIGTNHGSLSDRILSRYGDTPLGMVESALEFLRICREEDFHNIILSMKASNTQVMVQAYRLLIQKMKEDGMNYPLHLGVTEAGEGEDGRIKSAVGIGTLLEDGIGDTVRVSLTEEPEYEIPVARDLVDRYQDRIKHQAIAEVEQNPIDSYNYQRRKSNSVLNIGDKQVPVVMADFSLKKNITPASFFALGYRYSVPTDKWNIGDMACDYVFLGDEEIDFDIPGTLGLIYHHDTWLKHKDKERVYPFLTSKNYLEGGVFSEQMNVVYACLEDLNSELISRLKADPTAVLLIDTWNAHGMAEQRRLFMELMNADCQVPVIIGRAYGGLSEEKLQLHSATDMGALLLDGLGDGIFIAAENCGSDQNINQTAFGILQATRTRISKTEYISCPSCGRTLFDLQETTAKIRAKTNHLKGVKIGIMGCIVNGPGEMADADYGYVGTGVGKITLYKEREVVQRNIPEEQAVDALIDLIKSYGDWVEAKSD; via the coding sequence ATGAGTAAACCTTCCTATTGCAATAGTTTAGTAGAATATTCCCGTTTTCGTACCAGAGAAGTTATGGTAGGTAAAGTAGGTGTTGGTGGAGATAACCCCATACGTGTACAATCCATGACTACTACAGATACGATGGATACACAAGCCACTGTAGAACAAAGTATCCGTATGATAGAGGCGGGTTGTGAAATTGTACGTATCACCGCGCCGAGCAAGAAAGATGCCGAAAACCTACAAAACATAAAAGACGAATTGAGGGCAAGAGGTTACGATACCCCTTTGGTTGCCGATATACACTTCACACCCAATGCTGCCGAAATAGCTGCACGTATAGTAGAAAAAGTAAGGGTAAACCCAGGCAACTATGCCGATAAGAAAAAGTTTGAAGAAATAGAATATACCGACGATACCTACCAACAAGAATTGGAACGTATCAAAGAACGCTTTGTGCCCTTAGTACGTATCTGCAAAGAAGAAGGTACTGCTATGCGAATAGGCACCAATCACGGTTCGCTGTCGGATAGAATACTCAGCCGTTATGGCGACACCCCTCTAGGTATGGTAGAATCCGCCCTAGAGTTTTTACGTATTTGTAGAGAAGAAGATTTTCACAACATCATCTTGTCTATGAAAGCCAGTAATACCCAAGTGATGGTTCAAGCCTATCGTTTGCTCATTCAGAAGATGAAAGAAGACGGCATGAATTACCCTTTACACTTGGGCGTAACAGAAGCTGGAGAAGGCGAAGACGGACGTATAAAATCTGCCGTAGGTATAGGCACACTCTTAGAAGATGGCATAGGCGATACTGTGAGGGTATCCCTCACTGAAGAACCCGAATACGAAATTCCCGTAGCTCGTGATTTGGTGGACCGTTACCAAGATAGAATAAAGCATCAAGCTATTGCTGAGGTAGAGCAAAACCCCATTGATAGCTACAACTACCAAAGAAGAAAAAGCAACTCCGTACTTAACATTGGCGACAAGCAAGTTCCTGTTGTGATGGCAGACTTTTCTTTGAAGAAAAACATTACCCCAGCCAGTTTCTTTGCTTTGGGTTATCGTTATTCGGTACCCACAGACAAGTGGAACATTGGCGATATGGCATGCGACTACGTCTTTTTAGGAGATGAAGAAATTGACTTTGACATACCAGGAACTTTAGGCCTCATTTACCATCACGATACTTGGCTCAAGCATAAAGATAAGGAAAGAGTCTATCCCTTTCTGACCAGTAAGAACTACCTTGAGGGCGGTGTTTTTTCTGAGCAGATGAATGTGGTTTACGCCTGTTTGGAAGACCTCAATAGCGAACTAATTAGCCGACTCAAAGCAGACCCGACTGCCGTATTACTCATTGATACTTGGAATGCCCACGGTATGGCAGAGCAAAGGCGTTTGTTTATGGAATTGATGAATGCCGATTGTCAAGTGCCCGTCATTATTGGTCGTGCTTACGGAGGACTTTCTGAAGAAAAATTACAACTGCACAGTGCCACCGATATGGGGGCTTTATTGTTAGACGGTCTAGGCGATGGTATATTTATTGCTGCTGAAAATTGTGGTAGCGACCAGAATATCAACCAAACCGCTTTTGGCATACTACAAGCCACACGAACACGTATCTCAAAAACCGAATACATCTCTTGCCCTTCCTGTGGGCGTACCCTATTCGACCTACAAGAAACAACCGCCAAGATTAGAGCTAAGACCAACCACCTCAAAGGGGTGAAAATTGGTATTATGGGTTGTATTGTTAACGGACCGGGAGAGATGGCAGATGCCGACTACGGCTATGTAGGCACAGGCGTAGGGAAAATAACACTCTACAAAGAAAGAGAAGTGGTGCAACGCAACATTCCAGAAGAACAAGCCGTAGATGCCCTCATAGACCTCATTAAATCTTATGGCGATTGGGTAGAGGCAAAAAGTGATTAA
- the rbfA gene encoding 30S ribosome-binding factor RbfA, whose product MESTRQKKVSRQLLKDLSEILQLKGRDLIGTSLVSVTVVRISPDLSIARVYISVFGTEDKEALLAKMNQQSYAIRKKLGERIRNQMRKVPELKFFLDDSVDYSQQIEDLLK is encoded by the coding sequence ATGGAAAGTACAAGACAGAAGAAAGTTTCTAGGCAGTTGTTGAAGGATTTGTCAGAAATATTACAACTTAAAGGACGAGACTTAATTGGCACTTCTTTAGTGTCCGTTACGGTGGTTAGAATTTCTCCAGATTTATCAATCGCTAGAGTATATATTAGTGTTTTTGGTACAGAAGATAAAGAGGCATTATTGGCTAAAATGAATCAGCAATCTTATGCTATCCGCAAAAAATTAGGGGAGCGCATACGTAACCAAATGCGTAAAGTACCCGAACTGAAGTTTTTTCTTGACGATTCTGTCGATTACTCCCAACAGATAGAAGATTTATTAAAGTAA
- a CDS encoding HNH endonuclease: protein MRCIFCKQDSSKSKSVEHIIPESMGNKSHVLAKGIVCDKCNNYFSIKIENKVLGLDFFKSLRHRNGIESKKRKIPDGKVIIPATNKQATIKRKLQNDKISNVVTLDTESFDLIKNGDTKKIILAFDKTPPENNQNVSRLLAKIAFEMLAAKAVDNKEYIDYLINESQFDSIRNYVRSNAKNENWNYSVRKIYAENEKFYFPDGRSADMIFECDFLNTNQNEWYFIIAYKGFEFVINLGGESIDGYKHWLNENNNISPLYTEGKHFGSKLIPNFIKKTKS from the coding sequence ATGAGATGTATTTTTTGTAAACAAGATTCATCAAAATCAAAAAGTGTTGAACACATTATTCCTGAGTCAATGGGGAATAAAAGTCATGTTCTTGCAAAAGGGATTGTTTGTGATAAATGCAATAATTATTTCTCCATAAAAATTGAAAACAAAGTATTAGGCCTCGATTTCTTTAAAAGTTTAAGACATAGAAATGGTATCGAATCTAAAAAAAGAAAAATCCCTGACGGAAAAGTTATCATACCAGCGACAAATAAACAAGCAACAATTAAACGGAAATTGCAAAATGATAAAATTTCAAATGTCGTCACTTTAGATACGGAATCCTTTGATTTAATAAAAAATGGTGATACTAAAAAAATAATACTGGCTTTTGATAAAACACCTCCAGAAAACAATCAAAATGTATCTCGATTGCTAGCAAAAATAGCTTTTGAGATGCTTGCCGCTAAAGCTGTAGACAATAAGGAATATATAGATTATCTAATAAATGAAAGTCAATTTGATTCGATAAGAAACTATGTGAGAAGTAATGCCAAAAATGAGAATTGGAATTATAGTGTTCGAAAAATATATGCGGAAAATGAAAAATTTTATTTTCCTGATGGAAGAAGTGCGGATATGATTTTTGAATGCGATTTTCTAAATACTAACCAAAATGAGTGGTATTTTATAATTGCTTATAAGGGCTTCGAATTTGTGATTAATCTTGGAGGTGAGTCAATTGATGGGTACAAACATTGGCTAAATGAAAATAACAACATAAGTCCACTTTATACCGAAGGGAAACACTTTGGTTCAAAATTGATTCCAAACTTTATAAAAAAAACGAAAAGCTAA
- a CDS encoding T9SS type A sorting domain-containing protein produces the protein MKNLLLILFLNFTYNCLAQTVLNGSFEDNSLDNNFHYGLGTESFANNVNHAFAFCEDDTLTLAMNKKSAKDGDWSIILYENLGGDGLNYSKNFISMKLSENLEVGKNYSISFYTKKYELNEIPYTSTLSSNMANGLEFGYSEDSSQVGVFVFNSSTPLSFDNWEYQYKEFKCYHDNINYLTFRLKEAIICGPRFICQLDHIVLSTLIGVNDSEHTSSLYPNPTEGRVQLQHPTATQIVLHDLMGKEQHRQAVLPQHNNSLDLEHLPRGIYLLSYWHQGQQLYHEKLLKKSKR, from the coding sequence GTGAAAAATCTCTTACTTATTCTGTTTTTAAATTTCACCTATAATTGTCTCGCCCAAACCGTACTCAACGGTAGTTTTGAAGACAATAGCCTAGACAATAATTTTCATTACGGTTTGGGGACTGAATCCTTTGCTAATAATGTAAACCATGCTTTTGCATTTTGTGAAGATGATACTCTAACGCTAGCTATGAATAAAAAAAGTGCAAAAGATGGGGACTGGAGCATAATACTTTATGAAAATTTAGGTGGTGATGGCTTAAATTATTCTAAAAATTTTATTTCAATGAAATTATCTGAAAACTTAGAAGTGGGTAAAAATTATAGTATTAGTTTTTATACCAAAAAATATGAACTTAATGAAATACCATATACTAGCACATTAAGCTCAAATATGGCTAACGGATTAGAGTTTGGTTATTCTGAAGATAGTAGCCAAGTAGGAGTATTTGTTTTTAATTCATCAACACCTCTTAGTTTCGATAACTGGGAATATCAATATAAAGAATTTAAATGCTACCACGACAATATCAACTATCTCACTTTCAGATTGAAGGAGGCTATTATTTGTGGTCCAAGATTCATTTGCCAACTTGACCACATAGTTCTTTCAACACTGATAGGCGTAAATGACAGCGAACATACCTCCTCCTTATATCCCAACCCCACAGAAGGCAGGGTACAACTGCAACACCCTACCGCCACCCAAATTGTTCTGCACGACCTTATGGGCAAAGAACAGCACAGACAAGCAGTCCTTCCTCAACACAACAACAGCCTAGATTTGGAACATTTGCCAAGGGGCATATACCTACTCAGCTACTGGCATCAAGGACAACAACTGTATCATGAGAAATTATTGAAGAAGAGTAAAAGGTAG
- a CDS encoding tetratricopeptide repeat protein codes for MKKYILTYLLVFLTSFSFAQKKGEIDAEADFYYNTQDYFSAVYFYELSFQKDSTSFSEWYPLAESYRQTNQYSKGIMAYEKVLESQQVSLYPNTLLWLGVLHKNLAQYEEASSYLKQFLDESLRPSDYWYRKAMMEWKGAQMALTMKEREDVQVQIMGEHINSSYSDFAPFPLGDTSLYFSSMVADDGLAEELYIGHRSQLMRSRDGAVADLYKLFNDKNYHMANITFSPLGQEAYFTKCKNQKGEMVCQIYSSQYRNGLWSVPQLMDQRFNVPYSNNTHPQWALWNGVEGLFIASNRVGGFGDLDIWFVPMTGQAQNLGNGINTTGKEVTPFYHSVEKVLYFSSDFHPGIGGFDIFKSVWNEQWGLVQNVGQPLNSSANDLYYVALIDSFHLGFLSSNRLGSQTISQESCCNDIYSFVKTVECVCVEVDSLATAMQLNLPLSLYFHNDEPNPKTRDSVTTLTYTDAYNSFMAQKEEYVKRFSSVMSGRARNTTERQMRDFFEQTVYEGHKQLLQFAEQLERALSLEAKVEIKLKGYTSPLTASDYNNLLAKRRISSVENFLMQYNDGALLTYLQNGHLQISELPLGETQVSIGVSDNPKDRRNSVYSIKAARERRIEIVSVLVEFN; via the coding sequence ATGAAAAAATATATCCTAACATACCTTTTAGTCTTCTTGACCAGCTTTTCTTTTGCTCAGAAAAAAGGAGAAATTGATGCCGAAGCTGATTTTTATTACAATACCCAAGATTACTTTTCAGCCGTTTATTTCTATGAATTGTCTTTCCAAAAGGACAGTACATCTTTTAGCGAATGGTATCCTTTGGCAGAAAGTTACCGACAAACCAATCAGTATAGTAAAGGGATTATGGCTTATGAAAAAGTCCTTGAAAGTCAGCAAGTATCCCTTTATCCCAACACCTTATTGTGGTTAGGCGTTTTACACAAAAACCTTGCTCAGTACGAGGAAGCCTCCAGCTATTTAAAACAATTTTTAGATGAAAGTTTACGCCCTTCAGACTATTGGTATAGAAAGGCTATGATGGAATGGAAAGGCGCACAGATGGCATTGACTATGAAAGAGCGTGAAGATGTTCAAGTCCAAATTATGGGTGAGCACATTAACTCCAGCTATTCCGATTTTGCCCCTTTTCCTTTGGGCGATACCAGCTTATATTTTTCTTCTATGGTAGCTGATGACGGTTTGGCTGAGGAGTTATATATCGGTCACCGTTCTCAATTGATGCGTTCTAGAGATGGGGCTGTTGCCGATTTGTACAAGTTATTCAACGACAAAAACTATCACATGGCGAACATTACCTTCAGTCCTTTGGGTCAGGAAGCCTATTTTACCAAGTGTAAAAATCAGAAAGGCGAGATGGTTTGTCAGATTTATAGCAGTCAGTACCGCAATGGCTTGTGGTCAGTGCCTCAACTTATGGACCAACGCTTTAATGTGCCTTACAGTAACAACACCCATCCGCAATGGGCTTTGTGGAATGGAGTAGAAGGCTTGTTTATAGCTTCCAATAGGGTGGGTGGCTTTGGCGATTTAGACATTTGGTTTGTGCCTATGACAGGACAAGCTCAAAATCTAGGAAACGGCATCAATACGACTGGCAAAGAAGTGACTCCCTTTTATCATTCGGTAGAAAAGGTCTTGTATTTCAGTTCAGACTTTCACCCCGGTATAGGAGGCTTTGATATTTTCAAATCGGTATGGAATGAACAATGGGGTTTAGTACAAAATGTAGGACAACCCCTCAATAGCAGTGCCAACGATTTGTATTATGTTGCTTTGATAGACAGTTTTCATCTGGGTTTTTTATCTTCCAATAGGCTAGGCTCGCAGACCATTAGCCAAGAAAGCTGTTGCAACGATATTTACAGTTTTGTAAAAACGGTAGAGTGTGTTTGTGTTGAGGTAGATAGCTTAGCCACCGCCATGCAATTGAACTTACCTTTGAGTTTGTATTTTCATAACGACGAGCCTAACCCCAAGACGAGGGATAGCGTCACCACTCTAACTTATACCGATGCCTACAATTCTTTTATGGCACAAAAGGAGGAATACGTCAAGCGTTTTTCTTCGGTAATGTCAGGGAGAGCCAGAAATACTACAGAACGTCAGATGCGTGATTTCTTCGAACAAACCGTATATGAAGGTCATAAGCAATTGCTACAATTTGCCGAGCAGTTAGAAAGGGCATTGTCTTTGGAGGCTAAAGTCGAGATAAAGCTCAAAGGCTATACCTCACCCTTAACGGCATCTGACTACAACAACCTATTGGCAAAACGCCGTATTTCTAGCGTAGAAAACTTCCTTATGCAATACAATGATGGGGCACTCTTGACTTACCTTCAAAACGGGCACTTACAGATTAGCGAACTGCCTTTAGGGGAAACCCAAGTTAGCATAGGCGTGAGTGACAATCCTAAAGACAGAAGAAACTCGGTGTATAGCATAAAAGCGGCTCGTGAAAGACGGATAGAAATCGTGTCAGTTTTGGTAGAATTTAATTAA
- a CDS encoding T9SS type A sorting domain-containing protein, which yields MIRLFFILCLSVSIAFADSGDTTTVQVHDNVDMTWYGHYKKWGEFPTEGSFRKVLMHFDMGCASSGCSGWDYDVHILLRNRTNKLDSNLVLAPSYSLDGSSPDSIQFSYSPTYVSAWDSNNGDTAIANDTLVLVWYQDANDPFLATDTQYVYAANYYNMTYDSAGAVIDSVWVAADTTLYLSNTDTYNVYEIIEDFELGRAITPYGTYMNPANGSYGTNGYDENWKHRFTYDVTDFQHLLKDSVEIDAFYSGWSSGFSVTLNFEFIEGTPPRMPISLSNVYKNGAAGYGYTNSANFESQQMPEVKVATSQYASNFKLQFVPSGHGQAGEFTPNVSYTAKVNGSVVGGETIWKDDCGFNAIWPQGGTWIFDRANWCPGEAVPIYNHEITPYVTAGDSALVDINFSSYNPNGDASYSCAIHFFQYKEPNFELDAEIIDIISPSLKDQYSRLNPICSNPVIKIRNSGTQELTALTIEYGVKGGTMQTQQWTGNLKFMQEEEVTLGEMINDGSQNTFEVTVSNPNGTTDMHSDNDFMSSDFEDVPVYKNQFLVRLKTNNYGSQNSWKIENSQGETVYSNGNFASNTLNTDTVILGNGCFTFTLEDTGGDGLDFWYWDNVGQPDGTGYINFMYYDTISIFKTFHKDFGSRIVHSFRVQNATSIDEQSLDKFEVYPTQTNGLVHIKSTASNDEKNLQLFDVKGQLLLQKQWFEAETDIDLSTFSEGIYFIKFKTDNSLQTEKIIFSNY from the coding sequence ATGATACGATTATTTTTTATCCTTTGCCTAAGTGTTAGCATCGCTTTTGCAGACAGTGGCGACACGACTACAGTTCAAGTTCATGATAATGTCGATATGACTTGGTATGGCCATTATAAAAAATGGGGTGAATTCCCAACAGAGGGTTCGTTCCGAAAAGTGTTGATGCACTTCGATATGGGTTGTGCCTCATCAGGATGTAGCGGTTGGGATTATGACGTACATATCCTTCTTAGAAACAGAACTAATAAACTAGACTCTAACCTTGTTTTAGCCCCTAGCTATAGCTTAGATGGTTCTAGTCCAGACTCCATACAATTCAGCTACAGCCCCACTTATGTAAGTGCTTGGGATAGCAATAATGGAGATACGGCTATCGCCAATGACACGCTAGTATTGGTATGGTATCAAGATGCCAATGACCCTTTTTTAGCGACTGACACTCAATACGTCTATGCTGCCAATTACTACAACATGACTTATGATAGTGCTGGAGCAGTTATTGATTCCGTATGGGTAGCTGCCGATACCACTTTGTATTTGAGCAATACCGACACCTACAACGTCTATGAAATTATAGAAGATTTTGAGCTCGGTAGAGCCATTACTCCTTATGGCACCTATATGAACCCCGCCAATGGCAGTTATGGTACCAATGGATACGATGAAAATTGGAAACACCGTTTCACCTACGATGTGACAGACTTCCAACACCTACTCAAAGATTCTGTTGAAATTGATGCTTTTTATTCGGGTTGGAGTAGTGGTTTTAGTGTCACTCTCAACTTTGAATTCATTGAGGGAACACCCCCAAGAATGCCGATAAGTCTAAGCAACGTATATAAAAATGGAGCTGCGGGCTATGGCTATACTAACTCAGCCAATTTTGAAAGCCAACAAATGCCTGAAGTCAAAGTCGCTACTTCTCAATATGCCTCTAACTTTAAATTGCAATTCGTGCCATCAGGTCACGGACAAGCAGGTGAATTTACTCCTAACGTCAGTTATACTGCTAAAGTAAACGGTTCGGTAGTAGGTGGAGAAACCATCTGGAAAGACGATTGTGGTTTCAATGCCATTTGGCCACAAGGGGGTACTTGGATTTTTGACCGTGCCAATTGGTGCCCAGGGGAAGCAGTACCCATCTACAACCACGAGATAACACCTTATGTCACTGCTGGTGATTCCGCTCTAGTGGATATTAACTTCAGCAGCTACAACCCTAATGGAGATGCTTCGTACTCCTGTGCCATTCATTTCTTCCAATACAAAGAACCCAACTTCGAATTAGATGCTGAAATCATAGATATTATTAGCCCTTCCTTAAAGGACCAATACTCTAGACTAAATCCTATTTGTTCGAATCCTGTCATAAAAATTAGGAATTCTGGTACTCAAGAATTAACCGCATTGACTATTGAATATGGTGTTAAGGGTGGGACTATGCAAACACAACAATGGACGGGCAACCTCAAATTCATGCAAGAAGAAGAAGTTACCCTAGGTGAAATGATTAACGATGGCAGCCAAAATACCTTTGAGGTAACAGTATCTAATCCAAATGGAACTACTGATATGCATAGCGATAACGACTTCATGTCATCTGATTTTGAGGACGTTCCTGTTTACAAAAATCAATTTTTGGTGCGTTTGAAGACGAATAACTATGGCAGTCAAAATTCATGGAAAATAGAAAATAGCCAAGGTGAAACGGTGTACTCTAATGGCAACTTTGCTAGTAATACACTAAACACCGATACTGTAATTTTAGGCAATGGCTGTTTCACTTTCACTCTTGAAGATACGGGCGGTGATGGCTTAGACTTTTGGTATTGGGACAATGTGGGTCAGCCAGATGGAACAGGCTACATCAACTTCATGTATTACGATACCATTTCTATTTTCAAAACCTTCCACAAAGATTTTGGCTCTCGAATTGTGCATTCTTTTAGAGTACAAAACGCCACTTCTATAGATGAGCAATCTTTGGATAAATTTGAAGTGTACCCTACACAAACCAATGGGCTAGTGCATATAAAATCGACAGCAAGTAATGACGAGAAAAACTTGCAACTGTTCGATGTTAAAGGTCAATTACTACTACAAAAACAATGGTTTGAGGCAGAAACAGATATTGATTTAAGCACCTTTTCCGAAGGTATTTACTTCATCAAATTCAAGACTGACAACTCTTTGCAAACGGAAAAAATTATATTTAGCAATTATTAA